In Phyllopteryx taeniolatus isolate TA_2022b chromosome 1, UOR_Ptae_1.2, whole genome shotgun sequence, the following proteins share a genomic window:
- the spen gene encoding msx2-interacting protein, with the protein MAFFHINSVTTTSPPPPPPPPRTTFHSSFLPKQSSISLYYIWNYSSSYHFLKRTAESRDRPYDHGAYGHHERQGSSFERQRHYDADYYARERTLSSSGNGSGASMGSSTTLSSGVGGIVKAVAGNTGTSGAAGATAGGSGGSTSSGVSFYRSHSRSPCRFETPEPRYESRTREPFPLASVVHRDIYREDRARRSERSFRHSRSRSPHSAHSRNPSPQRLASQASRPPRSHSGSGSRSRSSSSDSVSSTSSTTSGSNSSSSTSDESPARSVQSAAVPAPSALPLSSIDKEEPRKSFGIKVQNLPVRSTDTSLKDGLFHEFKKHGKVTSVQIHGASEERYGLVFFRQQEDQEKALGASKGKLFFGMQIDVTAWNGPETESENEFRPLDERIDEFHPKATRTLFIGNLEKTTTYHDLLSIFQCFGEIVDIDIKKLNGAPQYAFLQYCDIASVCKAIKKMDGEYLGNNRLKLGFGKSMPTTCVWLDGLASNTTEQFLTRHFCHYGHVVKVVFDRMKGMALILYNNIEYAQAAVKDTKGWKIGGTKIKVDFANQESQMAFYRSMQASGQDIREFYDILSERRDDRRSQYEFQVERQYYENVRTPGTYTEDHRRKYTSRSREFYTEWDPYQGDYYETQYYEDTRDYREYRADPYEQDIRKYSYLQRERERERERFETDRGRDHGRRTIERSQSPTLVASRRPATPTASPSVSERIASDPDRRICCPSSERSGSCSSVSPPRFEKLEKTRTERYNKIEKIEKGFCDIEKVHLVEKEKRTGRKDRGDKDKSERQRLKKLKVSSPINQTCDAEPQPDRDISPESSLQSKNGKIQKDSSSRGKLDLLPCVVQLTRVKEKEGKLIAHEKQIVRGGSDSPRLVLSPSADQRSPLFCTESSKGNVNGPRDKNMHSLVEHIDIDVKLKSKKHGKSEIAFDSGVSVDFDRLAARKRRFEDSGKNDHQKRISEEDLGRSVLHKPWNKDSDFHKNVFIKKMQKKEHNRDKSMRIFSHTCPNEGQDSENNSISLPLQLPSQQALPDESLEQLDSPFLKIQLVGSKSENSSSLTKTSSDGSLDLDEINDQREILCEKNQSGKNCRDSEDEEHFGQTNTFTKHKTEPSRWLQAKHCDLEKSDECDDTLCDETQDFGMDYSSHEIRNPNRDINTDFSLCKRNKIENFNSERGQNLVICQKLNETIFQHVTPSTVPISLSGDEESTEISIAVVNTERKSSLTKEHFPHTQSLKNNMVLKPRPFQTPEIEQEKLKTSFLGGNEDFMYNWLGRVSSESQKMEQAFQSDSVGKCLGQDLEPGEVQSDSDDDDGEKKHNSHKSSSSLSYILRERGERMTDLKLCGSLEKNKFYSFALDKTITPDTKALLERAKTLYSSREDNWSFLPSCFPTTHSCTDKNKVELPPRPIPSWYMKKKKIRTISAENLHGKKEELKPEDQERQELFASRFLHSSIFEQDSRRLQHLERKDQHSETGFDRNFAQPGDPEVQTESEARDVPSEPIVLFHSRFLELQQQKDKDFCQLDPEIDSVVVEIKHNYVSGCDHVLSDKMANTLLKVDEKSVSPHSTISLSPSMPCLKEMSPPEKKDVLTPPIDKHVSSKQEDSVETVVELSPSLLKNLKPITAKQNMSPPPILSERENEVEAKVEEIEPKAEIGDDLPIERNHPVEDKPPTPGSSGISFEQENLEFTCSEYKKVKLECDQKTHNFEESKRPEILREVCMTEPEVEKPVPNRRQPKNKRAKPHTILRASQFTTNAEDKPVTRKSERIDREKLKRGSSSPLEAPKESLECKIASKSPIHQSDTEQNLESGLVHGRTRRRNVRSVYATIHEGEQSGKEAVEPSRTMRKRATDKEPIRQDVQIPSTNPRRGRPPKRSVKRVYHILPVKVDTGTQKTTEGSTDVGDASTTQEVVKSSEGWRSPRKVQQTPLTVSAPVNKKGSRLNKESGGTTVLVELTDMAGCDESELKPKAESGLTANLSDTNLQMHKNVQDTALTLTDGDIENPGVILPKSQVPEKSVKMKTQRFKRNTKQITEDKSHTLRNLEIRVSVDDVKDLLCSENNDPESFQVSIKKARTLVDSEESKSICFPKESKDLDVKNNDGDVSESLVHPAAGLLTQQMELEQAVENIAKLTVEQPSRPYKEPASGQVPTLPPVVSQSQTEVEEEKRPNPSSETELAAAIDSITAEESCADARFTASPTFSAVIPTPDSLLSVTTSANMEPETHTVINNSLAADSDDRLLKSSPKSLIADSKITGDSPILNARKKICKIRPKTLKKSRSRKCTVNKKTVAVVRPEPSPLKLPESIPEDPEIINSKAAVITTGTTIAGSVVTAVATCKHDVTSSTTLDTPKEAEQPEVEQPVPKESAFHSDSRVISNFKKHSQVVESSTFSLTPSHARPPLVSQSGVPLLRPAKLLPHWPQRTEESRIFASPPCHVTVVTSTVSASTSLGPSSNNPPMPPDTKASDLHPSSSTLRKILMEPKYVSASNSNSIPTTMVTTTTSDPLQMSENGNTSVSMRPRHVEERLSFPPQSIHHKCKSLVESPKNCGENTQHTVISPATTSVISRVPIPYDTDETPRISLSSRSMCPSLAKPKFKANSNENHRYYGLDIVEDETRGNSVVESTPRSVPGLRVNTSEGVVVLSYSGQKTEGPHRMRAKISQIPQASAGDIEYQQAVPKCQTKQDSIIPLSQLPGTKVTPTPSAYGRTGVLLSGQSYNTQPVISSTKQDTRGCDKPEVLYRTASQASVVKMFQQPVSAPQVLMYNQAVIQQQHGKRLATEVLPQKSVQQSILSPIKSPPHHSLSGSCMTSSSSMLTDRSALQPKQDPQSSQTAVHSPSLLVKACAPSSSPVGTSVVMPHGMSSISTYNATMHHPHSEQSSVIIQPHSVTQSVTHDARMNASPMPAISYGRRSNSLSSPLPGPVQHSGISQSNVIRQSQSTHQGSLSTGGGVSSVTDEEHRPFNQALSRASLPQLQSDVVLLHSDRRGLHASLSLDQYRGMHQNMLAHQQLGEQATVETRLSHTSENGASNISSRKNAELSGKESFKVFEGQKIHSPSSESRIRAVCTSSPVMVSPHPHAIQLSHTGGVASFPVYRDPRGFPPQLTGHPSSGRSTSSQIPPEPELGQRCKMPQSCVALSDIKPESPHLRHSTSSNMSRVPVDGVSPSYQSPMTPAMGLNHKPDQSLQKGPPAFLRPSLPAAPSSTSFQPRPDAKSDHSGHRSIDMVQLLTKYPIMWQGLLALKNEQAAVQLHLVSGNTFLAQCSLPPLEGGPLLRIVQRMRLEASQLDSVARRMTVENDYCLLLALPCGRDQDDVLSQTQALKSGFITYLQAKQAAGIINVPNPGSNQPAYVVQIFPPCDFSESHLLRLAPDLLNSISTISPHLMIVIASV; encoded by the exons GACTGCTGAAAGTCGAGATCGACCATACGATCACGGTGCTTATGGTCACCACGAGCGTCAAGGAAGCAGCTTTGAACGCCAACGGCACTATGACGCAGACTATTATGCGAGGGAAAGGACTCTCAGCTCGTCTGGGAACGGCTCTGGTGCATCCATGGGAAGCAGTACAACTCTGTCCTCCGGAGTCGGCGGCATCGTTAAAGCCGTTGCTGGCAACACTGGAACAAGTGGGGCGGCAGGGGCCACCGCAGGGGGAAGTGGAGGATCTACATCCAGCGGGGTTAGCTTCTACCGCTCCCACAGCAGGAGTCCGTGTCGTTTCGAGACACCAGAGCCTCGTTACGAATCAAGGACCAGGGAGCCATTTCCTTTGGCCAGTGTGGTTCACAGGGACATTTACAGAGAGGACAGGGCTCGGCGCAGCGAGCGCTCATTTCGACACAGTCGCAGCCGCTCTCCGCACTCTGCGCATTCGCGAAACCCGTCACCCCAGAGGCTGGCAAGCCAGGCTAGTCGGCCTCCACGCTCCCACAGCGGCTCTGGCTCTCGCAGTCGCTCTTCCAGTTCAGACTCGGTCAGCAGCACCAGCAGCACCACCAGTGGCAG TAATTCCAGCAGTAGTACAAGTGATGAGTCGCCGGCTCGCTCCGTGCAGTCAGCCGCTGTTCCAGCACCATCAGCACTTCCTTTATCATCCATTGACAAGGAGGAACCACGCAAAAGCTTTGGCATCAAGGTCCAAAATCTTCCTGTGCGCTCTACGG ATACAAGTCTCAAAGATGGTTTGTTTCATGAGTTTAAAAAACACGGGAAAGTCACATCTGTACAAATTCATGGAGCTTCAGAGGAGCGCTATGGGCTTGTCTTTTTTCGGCAGCAGGAAGACCAAGAAAAAGCTCTCGGAGCGTCAAAGGGGAagcttttttttggaatgcaaaTTGATGTCACTGCCTGGAACGGTCCTG AGACTGAAAGTGAGAATGAGTTTCGGCCCTTGGATGAAAGGATAGATGAGTTCCATCCAAAGGCCACAAGGACATTGTTTATTGGgaacttggagaagaccaccaCATATCATGATCTGCTCAGCATTTTTCAATGCTTTGGAGAAATTGTG GATATCGACATTAAGAAATTGAACGGAGCGCCACAATATGCCTTTCTACAGTACTGTGACATCGCAAGTGTCTGCAAAGCcataaagaagatggatggggAGTACCTTGGAAACAATAGACTTAAA CTGGGCTTTGGAAAGAGTATGCCTACAACTTGTGTTTGGCTTGATGGATTAGCATCAAACACAACTGAGCAGTTTCTTACTCGACACTTCTGTCACTACGGACATGTTGTCAAG GTTGTATTTGACAGGATGAAAGGAATGGCCCTTATCTTGTATAACAACATTGAATATGCTCAAGCCGCTGTCAAAGACACAAAGGGATGGAAGATAGGGGGCACTAAAATAAAG GTGGACTTTGCCAATCAGGAGAGTCAGATGGCTTTCTATCGTTCAATGCAAGCTTCTGGCCAGGATATTAGAGAATTTTATGACATTCTCTCTGAAAGAAG GGATGATCGACGTTCGCAGTATGAGTTTCAAGTGGAAAGACAGTATTATGAAAATGTACGCACACCAGGAACATATACTGAAGATCATCGTCGTAAATACACAAGCAGAAGTCGTGAGTTCTACACTGAATGGGATCCATATCAAGGAGATTACTACGAAACACAGTACTATGAAGACACCCGGGATTATCGAGAATACCGAGCTGATCCTTATGAGCAGGATATTCGTAAATACAGTTATTTGCAACGAGAACGTGAGAGGGAGAGGGAGCGCTTCGAGACCGATCGCGGACGTGACCACGGGAGGAGAACCATTGAGCGGAGCCAAAGTCCAACTCTTGTTGCCTCTCGTCGGCCTGCAACCCCCACAGCATCCCCTTCAGTCTCTGAAAGGATAGCAAGTGACCCCGACCGCAGAATATGTTGCCCGTCTTCTGAAAGAAGTGGTAGCTGCAGTTCAGTCTCCCCTCCCAGATTTGAAAAACTTGAGAAGACACGCACAGAACGgtataataaaatagaaaaaattgaaaagggttttTGTGACATTGAAAAGGTCCATTTGGTTGAAAAAGAGAAGCGGACTGGACGTAAAGACCGCGGAGATAAGGACAAAAGTGAGAGACAGCGGCTTAAGAAGCTCAAAGTATCTTCACCAATCAACCAAACTTGTGATGCTGAGCCTCAACCTGATAGAGACATAAGCCCAGAGTCTTCCCTTCAAAGTAAAAATGGTAAAATCCAAAAAGATAGCTCAAGTAGAGGCAAGTTGGATCTTCTGCCCTGTGTGGTGCAATTAACACgcgtgaaagaaaaagaaggaaaactgattgcacatgaaaaacaaatagtAAGAGGTGGGAGTGACAGTCCTAGACTTGTATTATCACCTTCTGCTGACCAAAGAAGTCCTCTGTTCTGCACAGAGTCATCAAAAGGAAACGTAAATGGGCCCAGagataaaaacatgcacagtttaGTGGAACATATTGATATAGATGTCAAACTGAAGtccaaaaaacatggaaaatctGAAATTGCTTTTGACAGTGGTGTTTCAGTTGATTTTGATCGCTTGGCTGCAAGAAAAAGGCGTTTTGAAGACTCTGGCAAAAATGATCATCAGAAGAGAATTAGTGAAGAGGACCTTGGTAGATCTGTTCTTCATAAGCCTTGGAATAAGGACTCTGATTTCCATAAgaatgttttcattaaaaagatgcaaaaaaaggAACATAACAGGGATAAATCTATGCGGATATTTTCACATACATGTCCAAACGAGGGACAAGACTCTGAAAACAACTCCATAAGCCTTCCCCTTCAGCTGCCATCCCAGCAAGCACTGCCTGATGAATCTTTAGAACAACTGGACTCTCCCTTCCTGAAGATTCAATTAGTGGGCTCTAAAAGTGAAAATAGCTCCAGTCTCACAAAGACATCAAGTGACGGCAGCCTTGATTTGGATGAAATAAACGATCAGAGAGAGATTTTGTGTGAGAAGAACCAAAGTGGAAAGAATTGTAGAGACTCTGAAGATGAGGAACACTTTGGCCAGACCAATACcttcacaaaacacaaaactgaaCCGAGTCGATGGTTGCAAGCCAAGCATTGTGATCTTGAGAAGAGTGACGAGTGTGATGACACACTTTGTGATGAAACTCAAGACTTTGGAATGGATTATTCCTCGCATGAAATCAGAAACCCAAACCGGGACATAAACACTGACTTTTCTTTgtgtaaaagaaataaaattgagAATTTTAACTCAGAAAGAGGACAAAACTTGGTAATTTGCCAAAAGTTGAATGAGACTATTTTTCAGCACGTAACACCGTCAACAGTTCCCATTTCTTTAAGCGGGGATGAGGAAAGCACTGAGATTTCTATCGCAGTTGTAAACACAGAAAGAAAATCATCTCTGACAAAAGAACATTTTCCACATACACAGTCATTGAAAAATAATATGGTCCTAAAACCTAGACCTTTTCAAACACCTGAAATTGAGCAAGAAAAACTAAAGACATCATTTCTTGGAGGCAATGAGGACTTTATGTACAATTGGCTAGGAAGGGTTTCCTCTGAGTCTCAAAAAATGGAACAAGCTTTCCAAAGTGATAGTGTTGGTAAATGCCTAGGACAGGATTTGGAACCAGGAGAAGTACAGTCTGAttcagatgatgatgatggagaaaaaaaacacaactctcACAAGTCCAGTAGTTCCTTGTCTTATATCCTCAGGGAACGTGGTGAGAGGATGACAGATCTGAAACTTTGTGGCTCATTGGAAAAGAATAAATTTTACTCATTCGCATTAGATAAAACTATAACCCCTGATACGAAAGCACTTCTAGAAAGAGCCAAAACACTTTACTCTTCCCGGGAAGACAACTGGTCCTTTCTTCCTTCTTGCTTTCCAACCACACACAGCTGCACAGATAAAAACAAGGTAGAACTACCACCCCGACCAATTCCTTCTTGGtatatgaagaagaagaagattcgtACGATCTCTGCTGAAAATCTGCACGGCAAAAAAGAGGAACTTAAGCCTGAGGACCAAGAACGCCAGGAATTGTTTGCCTCTCGCTTCCTTCATAGCTCAATCTTTGAACAGGATTCTCGCCGTTTGCAGCACCTTGAACGTAAAGACCAACATTCTGAAACAGGATTTGATAGGAACTTTGCTCAGCCAGGCGATCCTGAAGTACAGACAGAATCAGAAGCTCGTGATGTTCCATCAGAGCCCATTGTGCTATTCCACAGTCGTTTTTTGGagctacaacaacaaaaagacaaggACTTTTGTCAACTTGATCCCGAGATAGATTCAGTTGTGGTGGAGATTAAACATAATTATGTGTCAGGTTGTGATCATGTGCTCTCTGATAAAATGGCAAACACACTATTAAAGGTTGATGAAAAATCAGTCAGCCCACATTCGACCATATCTCTTTCCCCATCTATGCCATGCCTAAAAGAAATGTCTCCCCCCGAAAAGAAAGATGTTTTAACACCGCCCATAGATAAACATGTGTCATCTAAACAAGAAGACAGTGTAGAAACAGTTGTTGAGCTCTCCCCTTCTCTTTTGAAAAACTTGAAACCTATCACCGCTAAGCAAAATATGAGCCCTCCACCTATACTTTCAGAGAGAGAAAATGAAGTAGAAGCAAAAGTAGAAGAAATTGAACCTAAAGCAGAAATTGGTGATGATTTACCAATAGAGCGCAATCATCCTGTGGAAGATAAGCCTCCAACTCCAGGGAGTTCTGGGATTAGTTTTGAACAAGAGAATCTAGAGTTTACATGCTCTGAGTATAAAAAGGTAAAACTTGAATGTGACCAGAAGACACATAATTTTGAGGAATCTAAGAGACCAGAGATACTTCGTGAAGTATGTATGACAGAACCAGAGGTTGAAAAACCAGTTCCTAACCGAAGACAACCCAAAAATAAAAGAGCAAAACCGCACACCATATTACGTGCATCGCAGTTCACTACAAATGCTGAAGATAAACCTGTAACACGAAAGAGTGAGCGTATTGATAGAGAGAAACTCAAAAGGGGCTCATCTTCTCCATTAGAGGCACCAAAAGAATCGCTGGAGTGCAAAATTGCATCAAAGTCCCCAATTCATCAATCAGATACTGAACAAAATCTCGAGTCTGGTTTGGTTCATGGCAGAACACGTCGAAGAAATGTACGTTCGGTCTACGCCACTATACATGAAGGAGAGCAGTCTGGCAAAGAGGCAGTGGAGCCATCACGAACAATGCGCAAACGAGCTACAGATAAAGAACCCATACGGCAAGATGTTCAAATTCCATCTACCAATCCTAGACGGGGCCGCCCACCAAAAAGAAGCGTCAAACGAGTTTACCATATATTGCCAGTAAAAGTAGATACCGGTACGCAGAAAACAACAGAGGGCAGCACAGATGTTGGAGATGCCTCAACCACACAGGAAGTTGTAAAATCATCTGAGGGATGGCGCTCTCCTAGAAAAGTGCAGCAAACACCACTGACTGTATCAGCTCCAGTTAACAAAAAAGGAAGCAGGCTCAACAAAGAGTCTGGAGGCACTACAGTTCTAGTTGAACTAACTGATATGGCAGGTTGTGATGAATCAGAGCTGAAGCCCAAAGCTGAGTCGGGCCTAACTGCAAATTTGTCAGACACAAACTtacaaatgcacaaaaatgtacaaGACACTGCACTTACATTGACTGATGGAGATATTGAAAACCCAGGTGTAATTCTCCCAAAGAGCCAAGTGCCTGAAAAGAgtgtcaaaatgaaaacacaaaggTTCAAACGGAATACCAAGCAGATCACTGAAGATAAATCCCACACCTTAAGAAATCTTGAAATCCGTGTCAGTGTTGATGATGTCAAAGATTTGCTTTGTTCTGAAAACAATGATCCTGAGTCATTTCAAGTCAGTATTAAGAAAGCCAGGACTCTAGTTGATTCTGAAGAGTCAAAATCAATATGCTTTCCCAAAGAATCAAAGGATCTTGATGTGAAAAACAATGATGGTGATGTATCCGAGTCTCTAGTGCACCCAGCTGCTGGTCTTCTCACACAGCAAATGGAACTAGAGCAGGCAGTTGAAAATATAGCCAAACTCACTGTGGAGCAACCTTCTCGACCGTATAAGGAGCCAGCTTCTGGACAAGTGCCCACATTACCTCCTGTAGTCTCTCAGTCTCAAACTGAGGTTGAAGAGGAGAAGCGACCTAACCCATCTAGTGAAACAGAACTTGCAGCTGCTATTGATTCCATCACAGCTGAAGAATCGTGTGCAGATGCAAGATTCACAGCTTCTCCCACGTTCAGTGCTGTTATTCCTACCCCTGATTCATTGCTGTCCGTTACTACCAGTGCGAACATGGAACCTGAAACACACACTGTGATCAATAATAGTCTTGCTGCAGACTCAGATGACCGTCTTTTAAAATCGAGTCCAAAGAGTCTAATAGCAGATTCTAAGATTACTGGGGATTCTCCCATACTCAATGCACGCaagaaaatatgtaaaattagaCCGAAAACCCTGAAAAAGTCAAGAAGCcgtaaatgtactgtaaataagaAGACTGTAGCGGTAGTGCGTCCAGAGCCCTCCCCTTTGAAGCTACCCGAGTCTATCCCAGAGGATCCAGAAATTATAAATTCCAAAGCAGCAGTTATTACAACAGGGACCACCATAGCTGGATCAGTGGTAACTGCTGTTGCTACATGTAAGCACGACGTTACAAGCTCTACAACTTTGGACACACCCAAAGAGGCCGAACAACCTGAAGTTGAACAGCCTGTACCTAAAGAATCAGCATTTCATTCAGACTCAAGAGTAATCTCCAATTTTAAAAAGCATTCACAAGTAGTAGAGTCATCTACCTTTAGTCTTACTCCTTCACATGCCCGTCCACCACTTGTATCCCAGTCAGGTGTACCCTTGCTACGACCTGCCAAACTTTTGCCGCACTGGCCTCAGAGAACTGAAGAAAGTAGAATCTTTGCTAGCCCTCCATGTCATGTAACAGTGGTGACTTCTACTGTTTCAGCATCAACTTCGCTTGGACCATCTTCAAACAATCCCCCAATGCCTCCTGATACAAAGGCTTCTGATCTCCATCCTAGTTCCAGTACATTAAGAAAAATCCTAATGGAGCCTAAATATGTCTCCGCATCAAACAGCAATTCTATTCCCACCACTATGGTAACGACGACTACGTCAGATCCTTTACAGATGTCAGAAAATGGAAATACCTCTGTTTCTATGCGTCCAAGGCATGTGGAAGAGAGATTGTCTTTCCCCCCCCAGTCTATACATCACAAATGTAAATCGCTGGTGGAGTCCCCCAAAAATTGTGGTGAGAACAcccaacatactgtaatttcccCTGCTACTACCTCAGTGATAAGTCGCGTTCCAATACCTTACGATACAGACGAGACACCACGGATTTCCCTTAGCAGCCGCAGCATGTGCCCTTCTTTGGCTAAACCAAAATTCAAAGCAAATTCTAATGAGAATCATCGATATTATGGCCTTGATATCGTTGAAGATGAAACTAGAGGAAACTCTGTCGTCGAGAGCACTCCACGCTCCGTTCCTGGTCTTAGAGTAAATACGTCAGAGGGTGTTGTTGTTCTGAGTTATTCAGGTCAAAAAACAGAAGGGCCCCATAGAATGAGAgccaaaataagtcaaattcCTCAAGCCAGTGCTGGGGACATAGAGTATCAACAAGCTGTGCCTAAATGTCAGACAAAGCAAGACTCGATAATTCCCTTGTCCCAGTTACCCGGCACTAAAGTAACCCCAACACCATCTGCTTATGGGCGCACAGGGGTTCTTTTGTCCGGCCAATCTTATAACACTCAACCTGTAATTTCTAGTACCAAGCAGGATACCCGCGGCTGTGACAAGCCTGAAGTTTTATATCGTACAGCGTCACAGGCCAGTGTGGTTAAAATGTTCCAACAGCCAGTCTCTGCTCCTCAAGTCTTAATGTACAACCAAGCTGTGATACAACAGCAGCATGGTAAGAGACTGGCAACAGAGGTGCTACCCCAAAAATCAGTCCAACAGTCTATCCTCAGTCCTATCAAGAGTCCTCCCCACCACTCTCTGTCTGGATCATGCATGACCTCCAGCTCTAGCATGCTGACCGATCGCTCAGCTCTGCAGCCAAAACAAGACCCACAGTCCTCACAAACGGCTGTTCACTCCCCTTCCCTCCTTGTCAAAGCCTGTGCTCCTAGCAGTTCGCCAGTAGGAACCTCTGTTGTCATGCCTCATGGCATGTCATCCATCTCAACTTACAATGCCACCATGCATCACCCACACTCAGAGCAGTCTTCTGTCATCATCCAACCTCATAGTGTCACCCAGTCAGTGACACACGACGCAAGGATGAATGCTTCACCCATGCCTGCGATCAGCTATGGAAGGCGAAGTAACTCTCTGTCCTCTCCTCTGCCAGGGCCAGTACAACACTCAGGCATATCACAGTCGAATGTCATCAGGCAGTCGCAATCAACTCACCAGGGGTCTTTGTCTACTGGTGGTGGTGTCAGCAGTGTGACAGATGAGGAACACAGACCTTTTAATCAAGCCCTTAGCAGAGCCTCATTGCCACAGCTACAATCAGATGTCGTGTTGCTTCACAGTGATCGCAGAGGGCTCCATGCAAGCTTAAGTCTGGACCAGTACAGAGGCATGCACCAGAACATGCTCGCACATCAACAACTGGGAGAGCAGGCCACTGTTGAAACAAGATTGTCCCACACCTCTGAGAACGGAGCAAGTAACATTTCTTCAAGGAAGAATGCTGAACTTTCAGGAAAAGAATCCTTCAAAGTATTTGAAGGACAGAAGATCCATTCACCGAGCAGTGAAAGTAGAATCAGGGCAGTCTGCACATCTAGCCCTGTCATGGTGTCTCCTCACCCTCATGCTATCCAGCTGTCTCATACCGGAGGTGTGGCCTCCTTTCCAGTCTATCGCGACCCAAGGGGTTTCCCTCCCCAGTTAACGGGACATCCTTCATCAGGACGCAGCACATCTTCACag ATTCCCCCAGAACCTGAACTGGGTCAACGGTGTAAAATGCCTCAGTCTTGTGTGGCACTAAGTGATATCAAGCCTGAGAGTCCCCACCTTCGCCATTCTACCTCTTCCAACATGTCTCGAGTACCAGTGGATGGAGTCTCGCCCTCATACCAGTCTCCCATGACCCCCGCAATGGGCCTGAATCACAAGCCGGATCAGTCACTACAGAAAGGCCCTCCAGCCTTCTTGAGACCATCACTGCCTGCGGCACCCTCATCAACTTCATTTCAGCCACGGCCTGATGCCAAGTCAGATCATTCAGGACACCGCTCGATTGACATGGTGCAGCTTTTGACG AAGTATCCCATCATGTGGCAAGGTCTTTTGGCCCTGAAAAACGAGCAGGCCGCCGTCCAGCTGCACTTGGTTTCTGGCAACACTTTTCTGGCGCAGTGCTCACTTCCGCCGCTAGAGGGAGGCCCTCTTCTTCGCATTGTTCAGCGGATGAGGCTGGAAGCGTCTCAGCTGGACAGTGTGGCACGACGAATGACT GTGGAAAATGATTACTGTTTGCTCTTGGCGCTGCCGTGTGGCCGAGACCAAGACGACGTCCTCAGTCAAACGCAAGCTTTGAAAAGTGGCTTCATCACCTACCTGCAGGCCAAGCAGGCAGCTGGCATCATCAATGTGCCCAACCCTGGCTCCAATCAG CCGGCCTATGTGGTGCAGATTTTCCCTCCGTGTGACTTCTCCGAGAGCCACCTTTTGCGCCTGGCTCCAGACCTTCTAAACAGCATCTCCACTATTTCACCTCacctcatgattgtcattgCCTCGGTttga